The genomic interval cggagctgggaagggaactgTTTCTCAAGGGAGAAATCCTGACACCACTGAAGCAATAAAATATTTGCTGTTGACCTCTGCGAGAACAGGATTATACCTTATGTCCCAGGCCTCGTTCATACACATACCGGGAGattattttagaaataaaataagaatgGGTACATCTAGCCGTGAACAAAGGGTTTTAAGTAAGATAGTTCCATCTTCAGAGAAGCATACTTTGAATTTACTTAATACATTCCATATTCAGCCTCCATCATAATTAACGTTCTCTGCTCTCTAGCGACGAAAATCATGTTATCGCCTATGGCAACAACAGAAATTTACAAATAGTCTAACCGAATGAGGATATGAGGGAGCTAAACTGCCTCACCTGAAATTACTTATAACGCTGAAAATGCATGCAATGGCATTTTTTTACACCAACAGACACTTACATGTTGTATTTTAAATCAAGAGGGTAAAGAAGTCGGTTGTACTCTTGAAAGGAAAACTAATTTTGCAACATTCCGATGAGAATCTTACCTTCGGAGTTGGTTCATTATAAATTGACCTGGTCTGCGGAGTTTCCACTTCTCAGATCTTGATGATTTTTTTAACTCTCAAAAAATAGTTTATGAAAGAATTTATGCTTAGTGATATTGCGGGGTCTTGCGTATTTCCGTCTCCGATGTGAGCATTTCGCCTGCAGTTCCCTCACTAAGACTCAGAGCGCCGCTGTTGGCCAATGCGGAGTCAGGACTGCAGCCGGGGACCTATTGGACTGAGCCTCTTGCAGAGCTATTTGCATTATTATACTGTGCAGATCTCTTAAGAAACGCAGCAGAAAGACACAGTGTCGCGGAAAAACCAAATCCTCCCGGATTGCTATAATCTAGCAGGGGAATACATTTCATTTATATTTCATTACCGACCCCGAGGATTCTTACGAGCCGAGGGAAATTTGGAACGGAGAATCGATTCAGAATAAAAGAGGCAAGGAATACAGAGCCGAGAGTGGCTGATATGGAAACCAGACACAGAGAGCCGGGCCGGGCAGTCACGGGGCAAGTACTgttgtttccctttttattctCTTTGTGCTGCCGGGCGATCTCCGAGCAGATTCGTTACTCCATTCCCGAGGAAATGGCCAAAGGTTCCCTTGTGGGGAATCTCGCTAAGGATTTGGGGTTAAATGGCAGAGAGCTGCCTCAGCGAAAGCTGCGTGTCAATTCGGAAAAGCCATACTTCAGTGTGAATGGGGAAAATGGCAACCTGTATGTGAACAACAGGATAGACCGGGAGGAGATATGTGGGAAATCACTGATTTGTTTCCTAAATTTAGAAGCTGTGGTTGAAAACCCTTTGAATGTTTTCCACGTGAATGTCGCAATCCAGGACATGAATGATAATGCACCGCGGTTTACTAAAAATAATATAGATTTAGAAATTAATGAATTAGCACAACCTGGTGCGCGATTTCCTCTAGAACCTGCGCAAGATCCCGATGTTGGAGCCAATTCACTGCGGGGTTACCAGCTCAGTCCAAATCGGTATTTTATATTGAAACTGAAGGAAAATCCAGATGGAAAAAAGGAGTCAGAATTGGTGTTAGAGAAACCTTTGGATCGAGAGAAGCAGAGTTCCCATCACTTGATCCTGACGGCTGTGGATGGGGGAGATCCAGTGAGAACTGGAACAGCTCAGATTAAAATAACTGTTACTGACGCTAATGACAACCCCCCTGTATTCACCGAAGAGATCTACAAAGTCAACCTGAAGGAAAATCTACCAAAGGGCTCTTTAGTGCTCCAGGTTAAAGCCATTGATGCAGATGAAGGATCATATGCCAAAATAACATATTATTTCAGCAACATACCGCAGAGTTCACGACATCTGTTTAGTTTAGATTCTGGTAACGGAATAATCACAACAAAAGGATTTCTGGATTTTGAAGAAGGAAATAATTATATAATGGGTGTAGAAGCGAGGGATGGGGGAGGTCTCACTGATCACTGCAAAGTTCATATAGAAATTCTGGATGAGAACGACAATACACCCGAAATGACACTCACATCCATGTCCACTCCAATTCCCGAAGACTCAGTGCCCGGGACAGTGATAGCTCTGATGAAAGCCCGTGACCGAGACGATGGAGGAAATGGAGAAGTCACCTGTCGCATTCAAGATAATTTGCCGTTTAAAATAATATCTTCCTCTAATAATTACTACAAGCTCCTCACAGACAGCACCCTAGACAGGGAGAGAACCCCGGAGTACAATATCACAATCACAGCCACAGACAAAGGCTCTCCCCCCCTCTCCACTCAGAAAACCATCCTGTTGCAGATCTCGGATATCAATGACAACGCTCCTGTCTTTGAGAAATCTTCCTACACCGCCTATGTGCCAGAGAACAATCCCTCGAGGGGCTCTATTTTCAGTGTAGAAGCCTCAGATCGGGATCTGGACCGGAACGCCCGAGTCACTTACTCCATCTTGAGCAGCAACCTCGAAGAGGTGCCTCTCTCCTCCTACATCTCCATTAACTCCCAGACCGGAGCTATCTATGCGCAGCGCTCCTTCGACTACGAGCAATTCCGGGAGTTTGAAGTACAAGTGAAGGCCCAAGACGGCGGGTCCCCGCCTCTCAGCAGCAATGTCACCGTCAGGGTGTTTATTCTGGATCAGAATGATAACGCCCCTCGCATCCTGTACCCTTCCCTCGGAGCCGATGGCTCCGCCTCGTTCGAGATGGTCCCTCGCTCGGCCGAGGCAGGTTATCTGGTGACTAAGGTGGTGGCGGTGGATTATGATTCAGGACACAATGCCTGGCTCTCTTACCATCTGCTCCAGGTCACGGAACCGACGCTCTTCAGAATGGGGCTGCACACCGGCGAGATCCGGACAGCCCGCGCCTTTGCGGACAGAGATGCTGTGAAGCACAGGCTGGTCACCCTGGTGAAGGATAACGGGCAGCCGCCTCTCTCCGccacagtgactctcaacctggTGTTTGCTGAGAACTTCCAAGAGGCTCTTCCGGAAATGAGCGACCAATCGGATGACTCGGCACCTCAGTCTGATTTACAGTTTTACTTGGTGTTGGCTTTAGCCTTCATctcatttttatttctaattacaATTATAGTGGTGATAGCCATGAAAGTTAGAAGTTCAAAAGGCTCCTCTATTCTTCAGTATGTCAGGCCTGCGCTTTCTTCCAAGGCTGATCCCAGATTCCTACCAGATTACAAAGACGGGACCTTGCCGTATTCctataacttgtgtttggctacaGACTGCGGGCAAAATGGATTTAACTTGCTTAAAAGTAGTGACCAGAACGTTACAGCTGATAATATCTTTTGCAATGACAACTCTGGGATTTTAGTTGTGAATAATTCTGGTTCTGAAGCACCCAAATCCGCGTCCGAAATTCTTCTCAAGGTGAGTTTTTGCATTATCGCGTTAGTTATGGTGTCTCTTCtctgatttttaattaaattattcagACGATTTAAAATGATATTCATGAATATGTATAATCATGTGAACTAGAAGGTTTttagattaattttatttttatatgtgtGCGTTATTTCTCTTCGGTGTAGTACTGTAAATGTTTGGTACCAACCGGTGATTAGTGGCAATTGAATTGTGCAGCACTATGTCCAAAGTTCTGATACTATTGCGCGTTGCTGATATAAATTTTGTAGCAGTAACTGTCTTACCTGAGATTTATGGAATGTGAAAATTATACTCTCACCATCCCGTTAGAAGTTTTGAAGGAAAAGCGTCAGTCAGTGATGGACTATTCGAAGGATTATaacatttgacattttaaaaattccatttaCCAATATGCTACAGTCCATAGTTGGCAGGGAACTTCAATATAGTTTCAAAGCAAAGTGTGTAACAGAACGCGGAGCCAATTTTAGAATATCTTTGTGAGCTCCTGACAAATTTATATACAGAGCTGTATTTTATTCAGGTAAATACAACTGTGATATCACCCTCTTGTCTGGGAAATAGTACATCTGTGTTCCTTTAACACAACGAACTCTACTTAAATAATTGCTTATCAAGGACTATTTACTTAACGTAATTCCATGTGAAACTCAAATAGGCGTATTGGTaagtgtatacattttaaatagaggAAGTAACTGTAAATAAATAGTCGTGAGAAAAGATTAATTAACAAACAGATAGGAaggtgttggatttttttttaatgcagttattggTTGTGACTCTGAGCGCCGCTGTTCACCAATCAGGCagagaaatggaaagagagatccagccagccccgcccgcAGTTACACAGCACAGAACACAGAGATCAGTCACACTTACTCAGAGGGATTTTACTGAGAAATATCTATGAAATAGTCTTAATTTTAACATCAGTGATTGCGAAAACAAAGGACTGCGGCTAAAAGAAAATACATACCTGACTGGGAATCAGAGCACTATATACATCCGGAGAAAAATGGAGGATATACAAAGTCTCCGGGACCGCAAACGGCGagccctgttttgttttttattggttACCGTTTGGGAGGCGGTTTCTGGGCAGATTCACTATTCGATCCCGGAGGAAACGCACAAAGGCTCTTTCGTGGGGAATATAGCAAAGGATTTGGGACTGGATCTAAAAGAGCTCTCAGACCGCGGTGTCCGCATTGTTGCCAGAGGTAGGAGTCAgtattttgctttgaattttaaGAGTGGCCATTTATACACCACAGACAGAATAGACAGAGAGGAGATCTGTGGCCGGATAGAGATATGTTTGATAAAGTTTGAGGTTCTTCGTGAGGATAAAGCGAAGCTTTTTCCAGTTGAAGTTGAAATCACAGATATTAATGACAATGCTCCAGGCTTCCAATCAGAGAAATTAGAGTTAAAAATCAGCGAGACAACAGCTGTGGGGACCCGGATTTCCCTGCAGCAGTCGCAGGATCCAGATGTGGGAATTAATTCTATCCAGATATATCAACTGAGCAATAATAGGCATTTCTCTCTGGATGTGCAAACTATAACTGATGCTGTGAAATATGCCGAACTGGTGCTGGAAAAGTCTCTAGACCGGGAAGAACAAGCTGTTCACGATCTAATCCTCACAGCTACTGACGGGGGAGATCCAGTCAGGTCCGGCACTGCGCAAATCCGCATAATTGTTCTTGACGCAAATGACAACGCGCCAGTTTTCACTGAGGCTATCTATACAGCGAGGGTTTTGGAAAATGTGCCGAAAGGTTCCACGGTGGTATCAGTAAAAGCCACTGATCCGGATGAAGGAGTCAACAAAGAATTAAAATACTCATTCAGAACAATCACAGAGAAAGCTTCCCAAATATTCCACTTGGATTCTAGGACGGGAGAAGTAACAGTCGTGGGGAACTTGGACTTTGAGGAATCCGCATTATATGAAATCGAGGTGCAAGCCCATGACGGGGGAGGCCTTTTCGATAGATCGAAAATACTGATCATTGTTAGTGATGTGAATGACAACGCTCCAGAATTAACAATCACATCTCTGGTCAACTCGATCCCTGAGGACTCTCCGCCTGGGATTGTGATCGCCCTTTTAAATGTGCAAGATCTAGATTCCGGAGAGAACGGGGAAATCACGTGCTCCACACCCAGCAACCTCCCCTTTCAGCTGAGGAAATCGTTGGATAATTATTACAGTCTGGTGACAGACCGAGCTCTGGACAGGGAGCAGGTGGCAGCATACAACATCACAGTGATCGCCACGGATAATGGGACTCCTCCTCTTTCTACAGCCACCATGATCCCACTCCGGATTTTAGACACGAACGACAATGCACCTTTCTTCGATAAAACATCCTACACCGCCTACCTCACGGAGAATAACCCGAGAGGAGCCTCCGTTTTCTCCTTGACGGCGCGTGACTACGACTTGGAGGACAACTCCCGAATCACTTACTCCATTACTGGAACTCAGATCCAGGAAGCTCcgctctcctcctccatctccattAACTCCGAGACTGGGGCTCTCTACGCTCTGCGTTCCTTCGATTACGAACAGTTCCGGGAGATTCGGTTCCAAGTGCAGGCTCAGGATGGGGGTTCCCCAACTCTCAGCAGTAATGTCTCCATCACTCTCTTTATCCTGGATCAGAATGACAACAGCCCGCACATCTTACACCCCTCCTTTCCCACCGATGGCTCCACGGGAGTGGAGTTGGCCCCTCGCTCCTCCGAGCCGGGTTACCTGGTCACTAAGGTGGTGGCGGTGGATGCAGACTCCGGGCAGAACGCCTGGCTCTCCTACCAGCTGCTGAAGGCTACAGAGCCGGGGCTCTTCTCTGTGGGACTCCACAGCGGCGAGATCAGGACAGCGCGCTACTTTCTCGACAAAGATGCGCTGAAGCAAAGTCTGGTGGTTTTAGTGAAGGACAACGGGCAACCCCCTCTCTCTGCCACGGCCACTGTCACGGTGGTGGTGGCTGACAGCATCCCCGAAATCCTCTCCGATTTAAGCAGCCTCTCAGCTCCTACAGACCCCCAGTCCAGCCTCACTTTGTATTTGGTGATCGCCGTGGCTTCCGTTTCCTGCTTGTTCTTTACCTTTATCATAGTGTTACTGGCCCTGAGGCTCCGCCGGTGGAGAAACTCGCAGCTGTTTGACTCCTCGAGTGTGACTTTCAGTGGAGTTCCCGTCTCGCAGTTTGTGGGGCTCGATGGAGTCAGAGCTTTTCTTCATTCCTACTCACATGAGGTTTCGCTAACCACGGACTCCAGAAAGAGCCAGTTCAACTTTCCCAAGTCAGACTATTCAAATACTCTGAGTAGTGAGCAAACTTGTGAGAAAAAGGATCCTATTCTAGTTATTGAGGATGTAAGCATTAGTAACGGGGATCGGACTTCTGTTCAGGTGAGCTAAGGTTATTGTGTCTTCGTTCTGTGGGTCGAAAGTATATAATGTTAATTTATCGGGCAATGTCTAATGAGAGGGAAATGATGCTTTATGTTTGTTTGT from Malaclemys terrapin pileata isolate rMalTer1 chromosome 8, rMalTer1.hap1, whole genome shotgun sequence carries:
- the LOC128841808 gene encoding protocadherin gamma-A5-like, with protein sequence MEDIQSLRDRKRRALFCFLLVTVWEAVSGQIHYSIPEETHKGSFVGNIAKDLGLDLKELSDRGVRIVARGRSQYFALNFKSGHLYTTDRIDREEICGRIEICLIKFEVLREDKAKLFPVEVEITDINDNAPGFQSEKLELKISETTAVGTRISLQQSQDPDVGINSIQIYQLSNNRHFSLDVQTITDAVKYAELVLEKSLDREEQAVHDLILTATDGGDPVRSGTAQIRIIVLDANDNAPVFTEAIYTARVLENVPKGSTVVSVKATDPDEGVNKELKYSFRTITEKASQIFHLDSRTGEVTVVGNLDFEESALYEIEVQAHDGGGLFDRSKILIIVSDVNDNAPELTITSLVNSIPEDSPPGIVIALLNVQDLDSGENGEITCSTPSNLPFQLRKSLDNYYSLVTDRALDREQVAAYNITVIATDNGTPPLSTATMIPLRILDTNDNAPFFDKTSYTAYLTENNPRGASVFSLTARDYDLEDNSRITYSITGTQIQEAPLSSSISINSETGALYALRSFDYEQFREIRFQVQAQDGGSPTLSSNVSITLFILDQNDNSPHILHPSFPTDGSTGVELAPRSSEPGYLVTKVVAVDADSGQNAWLSYQLLKATEPGLFSVGLHSGEIRTARYFLDKDALKQSLVVLVKDNGQPPLSATATVTVVVADSIPEILSDLSSLSAPTDPQSSLTLYLVIAVASVSCLFFTFIIVLLALRLRRWRNSQLFDSSSVTFSGVPVSQFVGLDGVRAFLHSYSHEVSLTTDSRKSQFNFPKSDYSNTLSSEQTCEKKDPILVIEDVSISNGDRTSVQVS